One genomic region from Acidobacteriota bacterium encodes:
- a CDS encoding XRE family transcriptional regulator: protein MSTPSRHCPDSLARFYGDFPKPNLSTLTAELTAREVLRCSCCTLVQFRTTTNNCRRCDKPLPLAIRYEAPPESTGGLIPFPSDRLALQPRGKTARELTIGRKLRDLREARHLTQQDMAAKAGVPRTYISRIENARLLPGPVMLLRIADALGVAILDLLPTGKNLLGTVAFEDEGYWTSITGLFAQLRPGDMAMVVAKARDMAEGISTPSMVPELMPMLMAK, encoded by the coding sequence GTGTCGACCCCCAGTCGGCATTGTCCAGATTCGCTCGCACGGTTTTACGGCGATTTTCCAAAACCCAATTTGAGCACTCTCACCGCTGAACTCACCGCACGTGAAGTATTGCGCTGTTCCTGCTGCACATTGGTCCAATTCCGGACCACCACAAACAACTGCCGGCGCTGCGACAAGCCGTTGCCGCTGGCCATCCGCTACGAAGCGCCGCCGGAAAGCACGGGAGGTCTAATTCCTTTCCCGTCCGACCGGCTAGCCCTTCAGCCGCGCGGGAAGACGGCTCGTGAACTCACCATTGGCCGTAAGCTGCGCGATCTGCGCGAAGCGCGCCACCTTACGCAGCAGGACATGGCCGCCAAGGCGGGCGTCCCGCGCACCTATATTTCCCGAATTGAAAATGCACGTTTGCTGCCTGGCCCCGTGATGCTTCTTCGCATCGCCGACGCATTGGGCGTCGCCATTCTCGATCTGCTGCCCACCGGGAAAAATCTTCTCGGAACGGTGGCGTTTGAGGATGAAGGTTACTGGACGAGCATAACCGGTCTATTCGCGCAACTGCGACCGGGCGATATGGCAATGGTCGTGGCCAAGGCTCGTGATATGGCCGAAGGCATCAGCACCCCGAGCATGGTTCCAGAACTTATGCCCATGCTGATGGCAAAGTAG
- a CDS encoding SDR family oxidoreductase: MEKQLWALILGSSSGFGEATALELARLGYNIFGVHLDRRGTMPHVEEVIGKIRGYGREAIFFNMNASDEEKRKEVVAKIQEEFAKKSGTVRVLMHSLAFGSLHPLVGSETTITRAQMDMTADVMGHSLVYWVQAVVGAGVMEAGGRIYAMTSSGGTRVMPSYGAVSAAKAILESHVRQLSMELAPRKITVNAIRAGVTDTPALRKIPGSDKLISDAEARNPYKRLTTTEDIAATIGVLALPNTYWLTGNTLGVDGGEDIVG, translated from the coding sequence ATGGAAAAGCAACTGTGGGCACTGATACTGGGCAGTTCAAGCGGGTTCGGCGAGGCCACCGCGCTGGAACTGGCGCGGCTGGGTTACAACATCTTTGGCGTGCACCTGGACCGGCGCGGGACTATGCCTCATGTCGAAGAAGTGATCGGCAAAATTAGAGGCTACGGGCGCGAGGCTATTTTCTTCAATATGAACGCCTCCGATGAGGAGAAGCGCAAAGAGGTGGTGGCGAAGATTCAGGAAGAGTTCGCCAAAAAGTCCGGCACGGTTCGTGTGCTCATGCATTCCTTGGCTTTCGGTTCGCTTCATCCGCTAGTGGGCAGCGAGACGACGATAACGCGAGCGCAGATGGACATGACCGCTGACGTGATGGGGCACAGCCTGGTCTATTGGGTGCAAGCGGTGGTGGGTGCCGGTGTGATGGAGGCCGGCGGTCGTATTTACGCGATGACCAGCTCCGGCGGCACAAGAGTGATGCCCTCCTATGGCGCGGTCTCCGCCGCCAAGGCGATTCTGGAATCGCACGTTCGCCAGCTTTCCATGGAGCTTGCGCCGCGCAAGATCACAGTTAACGCCATCCGTGCTGGAGTTACCGATACGCCTGCATTGCGCAAGATTCCCGGGAGCGATAAATTGATTTCCGACGCAGAGGCTCGTAATCCCTACAAACGCCTGACTACTACGGAAGATATCGCCGCTACAATCGGAGTGCTGGCATTACCCAACACGTACTGGTTGACTGGAAATACTCTGGGCGTGGATGGCGGAGAAGATATCGTTGGCTGA
- the tsaE gene encoding tRNA (adenosine(37)-N6)-threonylcarbamoyltransferase complex ATPase subunit type 1 TsaE gives MTHLPEETIELGRRIARHFNPPVLVLLLGDLGAGKTTLTKGIVEGLGAAAMEDVTSPTFTLIHEYGMARKSSPRVYHIDLYRIEDARDLMTLGLDDLLAENAVVLIEWGEKLGSAMKRTFPGRRTVEIHISSISDTARQFELREALTEVSNEN, from the coding sequence ATCACTCACTTGCCGGAGGAGACGATCGAATTGGGCCGGAGGATTGCCCGCCACTTCAATCCTCCGGTGCTGGTGCTCCTGCTCGGGGATCTGGGAGCGGGGAAGACGACACTGACCAAGGGCATCGTCGAAGGGCTGGGTGCGGCGGCGATGGAGGATGTTACCAGCCCTACCTTCACTTTGATTCACGAATACGGAATGGCTCGCAAATCGTCTCCGCGCGTATATCATATTGATCTGTACCGCATTGAGGATGCCCGCGACCTGATGACACTCGGGCTGGACGATCTGCTGGCCGAAAATGCCGTGGTGCTGATTGAATGGGGCGAGAAGCTAGGCTCGGCCATGAAGCGAACATTTCCCGGCAGGCGGACCGTGGAGATTCACATCTCCTCCATCAGCGACACTGCGCGGCAATTCGAATTGCGCGAGGCATTGACTGAAGTATCCAATGAAAATTGA
- a CDS encoding NAD(P)H-hydrate dehydratase, translating into MKILTAKQMHEADRVSIEQLGIPGRVLMENAGRGVVETLARRFPALGRERIGVVCGKGNNGGDGFVVARHLLMRGLRSRVVVLADPSELLGDARANYELLLKWGVQPLVARNELEWTAARIAILPVTLLIDAILGTGLDRPVAGFFAKIIADITTTLAHAKIVAVDMPSGMPGDTGAPLGPALKACCTVTFTAPKPSQIFPPNSENVGELVVVPLGTPPSAYSNETANFLNLLGPEDVAPFLAPRSADTHKGSYGHVLVVGGSRGKSGAAAMTGMAGLSALRAGAGLVTLATAQSAQPDVAAASPALMTEALPESSEGSISTQAFDGGRFAAVARDKAVIAIGPGISTHTQTAEFVRKVVQEFSSTPMVIDADGLNAFAGAPELLDGKGRTLVLTPHPGEMARLAGLSVSEIQLRRVDVARDFAMKHHVYLVLKGSRTLIAEPTGQVYVNPTGNPGMSTAGTGDVLTGMIAALLGQHPDVSVEKVVSAAVYWHGAAGDGAAARKGELSLIATDLIDALPDAAEMIRSQLE; encoded by the coding sequence ATTAAAATTCTGACCGCAAAGCAGATGCACGAGGCCGACCGCGTCTCCATCGAACAGTTGGGCATTCCCGGGCGTGTGCTGATGGAGAATGCTGGACGCGGCGTGGTCGAGACGCTCGCTCGGCGCTTTCCGGCGCTCGGCCGCGAGCGGATCGGTGTTGTCTGCGGCAAGGGTAACAACGGAGGCGACGGTTTTGTCGTGGCCCGGCATCTGCTCATGCGCGGCCTCCGTTCACGAGTGGTCGTGCTGGCTGATCCCAGCGAGCTTCTAGGCGATGCCCGCGCGAATTATGAGCTGCTGCTGAAGTGGGGAGTGCAGCCGTTGGTGGCCCGCAACGAACTAGAATGGACCGCCGCTCGCATTGCAATACTGCCGGTAACTCTACTGATTGACGCCATTCTTGGCACAGGCCTTGACCGCCCCGTCGCCGGATTTTTTGCGAAGATAATCGCTGACATCACCACGACTCTGGCACATGCAAAGATAGTGGCGGTGGACATGCCCTCGGGCATGCCTGGCGACACGGGCGCTCCGCTGGGGCCAGCCTTGAAAGCATGTTGCACTGTTACCTTTACTGCTCCGAAGCCCAGCCAGATTTTCCCGCCAAATTCTGAGAACGTGGGTGAATTGGTCGTCGTTCCCCTGGGGACTCCGCCATCCGCCTATAGCAATGAAACTGCAAATTTTTTAAACCTGCTCGGCCCGGAGGATGTAGCGCCATTTTTGGCGCCACGTTCTGCCGATACCCACAAAGGCAGTTACGGACATGTGTTGGTAGTGGGAGGGTCCCGTGGCAAAAGCGGGGCCGCCGCCATGACTGGAATGGCTGGTTTGAGCGCCCTGCGGGCCGGAGCCGGCTTGGTAACGCTCGCCACCGCGCAAAGCGCTCAACCAGACGTAGCCGCCGCCTCTCCCGCGCTTATGACGGAGGCTCTTCCTGAGTCGAGCGAAGGTTCCATTTCGACACAGGCGTTTGATGGAGGGCGATTCGCGGCGGTGGCGCGAGACAAAGCAGTGATCGCCATTGGACCTGGCATATCCACACATACACAGACAGCCGAGTTCGTTCGTAAAGTCGTTCAAGAGTTTTCGTCCACGCCGATGGTCATCGACGCCGATGGATTGAACGCTTTTGCTGGCGCGCCGGAGTTGTTGGATGGCAAGGGACGCACTCTGGTGCTGACTCCGCACCCCGGGGAGATGGCCCGGTTGGCGGGCCTTAGCGTCAGTGAAATCCAATTGCGCCGCGTCGATGTGGCGCGCGATTTTGCCATGAAACATCATGTCTATCTCGTTCTCAAGGGATCTCGCACGCTCATTGCCGAGCCTACCGGACAAGTTTACGTGAACCCCACTGGAAATCCTGGAATGTCCACCGCAGGCACGGGCGATGTGTTGACGGGAATGATTGCCGCGTTGCTTGGGCAGCACCCCGATGTATCGGTGGAGAAAGTTGTGAGCGCGGCAGTCTACTGGCATGGCGCAGCGGGCGATGGCGCGGCAGCTCGCAAGGGCGAACTTTCGCTAATCGCTACGGACCTGATCGACGCTCTGCCGGATGCGGCGGAGATGATTCGGAGTCAACTTGAGTAG
- a CDS encoding zinc metallopeptidase, with translation MFFDPMYFLFIGPGLLLSLWASFQVKRAFGKYSKVRSMRGMSGAEAAAELLRGAGITDVKIVRHQGMLTDHYNPLTKTLALSEPVYDSDSIAAIGVATHEAGHAIQHARAYGPLWLRSALVPTANIGSSLGYIVMTAGLMFSSANIVLFGAVLFSAVLLFQIVTLPVEFNASNRAKALVVDYGIVTAQEREGIDKVLNAAALTYVAAAISTLLTLLYFLMRAGLFGGRRDD, from the coding sequence ATGTTTTTTGATCCCATGTATTTCTTATTCATCGGACCCGGATTACTGCTTTCCCTGTGGGCCAGTTTTCAGGTGAAGCGGGCGTTTGGCAAGTATTCCAAGGTGCGCTCAATGCGCGGTATGTCCGGCGCGGAGGCGGCCGCCGAGTTGCTTCGCGGTGCCGGCATCACTGACGTGAAGATTGTCCGCCACCAGGGCATGCTCACCGACCACTACAATCCGCTCACCAAAACACTGGCACTCTCCGAGCCGGTGTATGACTCCGACTCGATTGCGGCCATCGGCGTGGCTACGCACGAAGCCGGACACGCCATCCAGCATGCCCGCGCCTACGGACCACTGTGGCTGCGCTCGGCGCTGGTTCCCACCGCCAACATCGGCTCCAGCCTCGGCTATATTGTCATGACCGCCGGCCTGATGTTCTCCTCCGCCAATATCGTGCTGTTCGGCGCTGTGCTGTTCTCCGCCGTGCTGCTGTTCCAGATTGTCACGCTGCCGGTGGAGTTCAACGCCTCGAACCGCGCCAAGGCCCTGGTGGTAGATTATGGCATCGTAACGGCGCAGGAGCGTGAAGGCATCGACAAGGTTTTGAACGCGGCGGCGTTGACTTATGTAGCCGCCGCCATCAGCACGCTGCTCACGCTGCTCTACTTCCTCATGCGCGCCGGACTGTTCGGCGGACGCCGCGACGATTAG
- a CDS encoding type II toxin-antitoxin system VapC family toxin has protein sequence MPGGAGARAQNRQASQCHSFRKTDCRNKAPHGEVQREAETRRFGRLDSYLGRHRSASVRGRGLGSAELVKLSLDTHIWVWLRGQTNRLSVPVQNALQDSTNELWLSPLSLWEILNLVDRGRLKLDIPVEYLLDTNSRVSVREATVTREVALATRQLRLDNRDPIGRLLAATAIVYGLTLVTADEYLLAEPGLETLANR, from the coding sequence CTGCCTGGCGGTGCTGGAGCGCGTGCGCAAAACCGGCAAGCCAGTCAGTGTCACTCGTTTCGGAAAACCGATTGCAGAAATAAAGCCCCCCACGGAGAAGTCCAACGCGAAGCGGAAACTCGGAGATTTGGAAGGCTCGATTCATATCTTGGGAGACATCGTAGCGCCAGCGTCAGAGGAAGAGGATTGGGAAGCGCTGAACTCGTGAAGTTATCACTGGATACTCACATCTGGGTTTGGCTACGCGGTCAAACCAACCGGCTCAGTGTTCCCGTGCAGAATGCCCTGCAAGATTCCACAAACGAACTTTGGCTGTCGCCTCTGAGCCTCTGGGAGATATTAAATCTGGTGGATCGTGGCCGTCTGAAATTGGATATTCCGGTGGAATACTTGTTGGACACCAACAGTCGGGTGTCCGTGCGCGAAGCCACGGTTACCCGGGAGGTGGCGTTGGCGACCCGTCAGCTTCGGTTGGATAATCGCGATCCCATTGGTCGCTTGCTGGCCGCCACTGCGATTGTCTATGGCCTGACGCTGGTAACGGCGGATGAATATCTATTGGCAGAGCCGGGGCTAGAGACGCTCGCCAATCGCTAA
- a CDS encoding amino acid permease, producing the protein MASEAFTEKPSAGEPVKLVRGLGLMDSTTLVVGSMIGSGIFIVTADVARQLPSPGLMLTTWVVTAIITMIGAICYGELAAAMPQSGGQYVFLREGFGPLTGFVFGWTLFLVIQTGTVAAVAIAFAKFAGVILPSISSASWLWHIGTFGPYSMGALNIGPYDVGLNTQNLLAILSIALLTAVNCFGVRLGVAVQNLFTFTKTGALLILALLGIWIGSSAEALQANYGNGNFWGDADWSMATLTLIAVAMVGPVFAADAWYYITYTGEEVKNPRRNLPLSLLLGTGIVCAIYILTNFVYLQVLPLQGSPDGQTLMVRGIQYAAEDRVGIAAAQVIFGSAGLYLMAAAIMISTFGCNNGLILAGARVFYAMACDKLFFQSAAQIHPKSRTPVTALIIQGLLASILTLSGTYGQLLDYITFASLLFLMLTLAVMFTLRRRVGFERPVSAWGFPWLPILYFILVGFMEINLLIYKPLYTWPGLVIVLLGIPVYYLWRWRGEGRGN; encoded by the coding sequence ATGGCCAGCGAGGCTTTCACTGAGAAGCCCTCAGCCGGGGAACCCGTCAAACTAGTGCGCGGCCTGGGACTGATGGACTCGACCACGCTGGTGGTCGGCTCCATGATCGGCTCCGGGATATTCATTGTTACAGCGGACGTGGCGCGCCAGTTGCCTTCGCCCGGTTTGATGCTTACCACGTGGGTTGTCACTGCCATCATCACCATGATCGGCGCCATTTGTTACGGCGAGCTGGCTGCGGCAATGCCGCAGTCTGGCGGCCAATATGTATTTCTGCGCGAAGGTTTCGGGCCGCTGACCGGATTTGTGTTTGGCTGGACGCTGTTCCTGGTCATTCAAACGGGAACCGTTGCGGCGGTAGCCATTGCCTTCGCCAAGTTTGCCGGCGTAATTTTACCAAGCATTTCGTCAGCCAGTTGGCTGTGGCACATTGGGACGTTTGGGCCTTATTCGATGGGTGCGCTCAACATTGGCCCTTATGATGTCGGACTGAATACCCAAAATTTGCTCGCCATTCTCTCTATCGCCTTGCTGACCGCAGTGAACTGCTTCGGGGTTCGCCTGGGGGTGGCGGTGCAGAACCTCTTCACCTTCACCAAGACCGGCGCTTTACTGATACTCGCCTTGCTGGGGATATGGATCGGCAGCAGCGCGGAGGCGTTACAGGCCAATTATGGCAATGGTAATTTTTGGGGAGATGCCGACTGGAGCATGGCCACCCTAACCTTGATCGCCGTAGCCATGGTAGGGCCGGTGTTCGCGGCGGACGCTTGGTACTACATTACCTACACCGGCGAAGAGGTGAAAAATCCGAGGCGGAATCTCCCACTTTCATTGCTGCTGGGCACGGGAATTGTGTGCGCTATCTACATCCTGACGAACTTTGTCTATTTGCAGGTGCTGCCTCTTCAGGGCTCACCCGACGGGCAGACTCTCATGGTGCGCGGCATTCAATACGCCGCCGAGGATCGCGTGGGCATCGCCGCCGCGCAAGTGATCTTCGGCTCCGCCGGATTGTATCTGATGGCGGCGGCCATTATGATCTCCACCTTCGGTTGCAACAATGGATTGATCCTGGCGGGCGCGCGGGTGTTCTATGCCATGGCCTGCGACAAGCTGTTTTTCCAGTCCGCCGCGCAGATACACCCGAAGTCCCGGACGCCGGTAACCGCGCTGATCATTCAAGGCTTGTTGGCCAGCATTCTCACGTTGAGCGGGACCTACGGACAACTGCTGGACTACATCACCTTTGCCAGCCTTCTGTTTCTGATGCTGACGTTGGCCGTGATGTTCACTTTGCGCCGACGCGTGGGCTTTGAGCGGCCCGTCTCCGCCTGGGGATTCCCGTGGCTGCCGATCCTCTACTTCATCCTGGTGGGCTTCATGGAGATCAATCTGCTCATCTACAAGCCGCTATACACCTGGCCGGGGTTGGTCATCGTGTTGCTGGGCATCCCGGTGTATTACCTGTGGCGGTGGCGGGGCGAGGGGCGGGGGAATTGA
- a CDS encoding DUF4919 domain-containing protein, translating into MRAIHSGGAGAIFRLQSLTLSAFRGSSAKVLLLLWLASASAGIAQELAAPRPQKIQRASNESYEDILRKVKENDSGVVYREFRLAYAESAQYKPNADPEARKSMFAALAEKDFKKAAELADTILQDRYVDIYGHQVASVAYRELGDRAKSSIHGSIARNLIQSIVESGDGNSAPTAMLLISEEEETIILQALSLKMVGQELMDQDGHTYDRVEAMEPGEGLVTLFFNLDVPIIKMRESIADIKE; encoded by the coding sequence ATGCGAGCTATCCATTCTGGCGGGGCTGGCGCTATCTTTCGTCTGCAATCCCTCACCCTTTCCGCCTTCCGCGGGTCCAGCGCGAAAGTCCTGCTTCTGCTATGGCTGGCCTCGGCCAGCGCAGGAATTGCTCAGGAGCTCGCCGCTCCCCGCCCGCAAAAGATCCAGCGTGCCAGCAACGAATCCTATGAAGACATTTTGCGGAAAGTGAAGGAGAACGACTCCGGGGTGGTCTACCGGGAGTTTCGCCTGGCCTATGCAGAATCGGCTCAATACAAGCCCAACGCCGACCCGGAAGCGCGCAAGTCCATGTTTGCGGCCCTGGCAGAAAAAGATTTCAAAAAAGCGGCCGAGTTGGCCGATACCATATTGCAGGACCGATACGTGGATATCTACGGCCATCAGGTGGCCTCCGTGGCATACCGCGAACTGGGTGATCGCGCCAAGTCGTCCATTCACGGCAGCATCGCCCGCAACCTGATTCAGTCTATCGTGGAGTCAGGTGATGGCAACTCCGCGCCAACCGCCATGCTGCTCATCTCCGAAGAGGAGGAGACCATCATCCTGCAGGCACTGTCGTTGAAGATGGTGGGTCAGGAGTTAATGGACCAGGACGGTCACACCTACGACCGCGTTGAAGCGATGGAACCCGGCGAGGGGCTGGTTACTCTCTTCTTCAACCTGGATGTTCCGATAATCAAGATGCGCGAGTCGATCGCCGACATCAAAGAATAA
- the thiE gene encoding thiamine phosphate synthase yields the protein MNPLEILPSSIAVAFHAAPVYAIFDTQSGPALPAREIVSAWLRAGIRVIQYRHKDTLRRIHFEECQELSELIRRAGGIFIVDDRADLALFSDAGGVHLGQDDLPPDAARKLLPTPAIIGFSTHNLLQIREAAAMSIDYLAVGPVYATATKANPDPLVGTGLVKEARKLTDLPLVAIGGISGANAAAVLKAGADAVAVISGLVVNCRTTGELETRAREILTNLRT from the coding sequence ATCAATCCATTGGAAATCCTTCCGTCATCCATCGCCGTTGCCTTCCATGCTGCTCCTGTGTACGCGATTTTCGACACGCAGTCAGGACCCGCGCTTCCCGCCAGGGAGATTGTCAGCGCCTGGCTGCGGGCCGGCATTCGCGTGATTCAGTATCGCCACAAAGATACGTTGCGGAGAATCCACTTCGAGGAATGCCAGGAATTGTCGGAGCTGATTCGTCGTGCGGGCGGGATATTCATCGTCGACGATCGCGCTGATCTGGCTTTATTCAGTGATGCGGGTGGAGTCCACCTGGGACAGGACGATCTTCCGCCGGATGCCGCAAGGAAATTGTTGCCCACCCCGGCGATTATAGGATTCTCAACTCACAATCTACTTCAAATCCGGGAAGCTGCTGCGATGTCCATCGACTACCTGGCCGTTGGTCCCGTGTATGCAACGGCGACCAAAGCGAACCCTGATCCGCTCGTGGGAACTGGGTTGGTGAAAGAAGCGCGCAAGCTGACCGATCTTCCCTTGGTCGCTATTGGCGGGATTTCGGGGGCTAACGCCGCGGCGGTACTGAAGGCGGGAGCGGATGCGGTGGCCGTTATCAGCGGGCTCGTTGTCAACTGCCGAACCACTGGGGAATTGGAGACCCGGGCGAGAGAAATTCTCACCAACCTACGGACCTGA
- a CDS encoding acetyl-CoA carboxylase biotin carboxylase subunit — MFNKVLVANRGEIALRVINACKELGIPTVAVYAEPDAQSLHVRFADEAVCIGPANPTSSYLNIPSVISAAEITRADAIHPGYGFLAENPSFADVCDACGITFIGPSPEIIRLSADKCKTRRRMESLGICILPGSDGAVETVEEAAEWAGRIGYPVLIKPLCGAGGFGMSAATSADELESAFETARRESQAAFGCDEVFVEKLIPNARHIEFQVLVDQHGSAISLGERECSIQRRHQKIVEESPSVALDAAKREEVGRAVERIMTEIGYTNLGSIEFLMDEQGCLYFLEMTSSIQLEHPVTEMVTGIDLVKSQILVATGAPLGDIICKPIKLRGHSIECCIHAENPTDFMPSSGKIQAFNVPGGTGVRADLACYYECVIQPGSDPLIAKLIVHGSNREEALQRMSRALEMFIIEGVQTSLPLHRRILADPAFRSGRYNENLLDRFCAKPSLVRQ, encoded by the coding sequence ATGTTTAACAAAGTATTAGTGGCCAATCGCGGGGAGATTGCTCTCCGTGTAATCAATGCCTGCAAGGAACTGGGCATTCCTACCGTCGCGGTTTATGCCGAGCCGGACGCCCAATCCCTGCATGTTCGCTTCGCCGATGAAGCCGTGTGCATCGGACCGGCCAATCCCACCTCCAGCTATCTCAACATCCCCAGTGTCATCAGTGCCGCAGAGATCACTCGGGCCGACGCGATTCACCCCGGCTATGGATTCCTCGCTGAAAATCCCAGCTTCGCCGATGTTTGCGATGCCTGCGGAATCACCTTTATCGGTCCATCGCCGGAGATCATCCGATTGAGCGCCGACAAATGCAAGACACGTCGCCGCATGGAGTCGCTCGGCATCTGTATCCTTCCCGGCTCGGATGGCGCGGTGGAGACGGTCGAGGAAGCGGCTGAATGGGCGGGGCGTATCGGCTATCCCGTGCTGATCAAACCGCTCTGCGGTGCGGGCGGCTTCGGCATGAGCGCGGCCACCTCAGCAGATGAACTGGAGTCCGCGTTCGAGACGGCCCGCCGCGAATCGCAGGCCGCCTTTGGCTGCGACGAGGTTTTTGTTGAAAAGTTGATTCCCAACGCGCGACACATCGAGTTTCAAGTTCTGGTCGATCAGCATGGATCAGCCATCAGCCTGGGGGAACGGGAGTGCAGCATTCAGCGCCGTCATCAGAAAATTGTCGAGGAGAGCCCCTCGGTCGCGCTGGACGCGGCGAAGCGAGAGGAAGTGGGCCGGGCCGTTGAACGAATTATGACGGAAATCGGCTATACCAACCTAGGCAGCATTGAGTTTCTGATGGATGAACAGGGCTGCCTTTATTTTCTGGAGATGACTTCCAGCATTCAACTTGAGCATCCCGTAACGGAGATGGTTACCGGAATCGACTTGGTCAAGAGCCAGATTCTGGTGGCGACCGGCGCGCCGCTGGGGGATATTATCTGCAAGCCCATCAAACTTCGCGGCCACAGCATTGAGTGCTGCATCCATGCCGAGAACCCCACGGATTTCATGCCGTCCTCAGGCAAGATTCAGGCGTTCAATGTTCCCGGCGGGACCGGCGTCCGGGCGGACCTGGCATGCTATTACGAATGCGTCATTCAACCTGGTTCTGATCCATTGATTGCCAAACTAATCGTTCACGGCAGCAATCGCGAAGAGGCGCTGCAGCGCATGTCGCGCGCTCTGGAGATGTTCATCATTGAGGGAGTGCAGACTTCTCTTCCGCTGCATCGCCGCATCCTTGCGGACCCGGCGTTTCGGTCGGGCCGCTATAATGAAAATCTGCTGGATCGTTTCTGCGCCAAGCCATCACTGGTCCGGCAATAG
- the accB gene encoding acetyl-CoA carboxylase biotin carboxyl carrier protein encodes MNLKEIRDIVELITEKGIAEFELERSGFRIKISRRSAPAAGEPVFWQSQPPVGMSGMPPPNSQAGPPVGAGARNTLPTPPPSMVPGSGSSSTTSEEVQTIKSPMVGSYYSAPAVGAPPFVEPGIRVRIGQVLCIIEAMKLMNEIESEIEGEVVKCYVENGQPVEFGQPLFDIRPNAAGRKR; translated from the coding sequence ATGAACCTTAAAGAAATACGCGACATCGTTGAGTTGATAACGGAAAAGGGCATCGCGGAGTTTGAATTGGAGCGCTCCGGTTTCCGTATCAAGATAAGCCGTCGATCTGCACCTGCAGCCGGAGAGCCCGTCTTCTGGCAGTCACAGCCCCCCGTGGGGATGTCGGGGATGCCACCGCCGAACTCTCAGGCAGGGCCCCCTGTCGGCGCTGGTGCTCGCAACACACTTCCGACTCCGCCGCCCTCGATGGTCCCAGGCAGTGGAAGCTCCTCGACCACATCGGAGGAAGTTCAGACCATCAAATCGCCCATGGTGGGGTCGTACTACTCGGCTCCCGCGGTCGGCGCACCGCCTTTTGTCGAGCCCGGCATTCGTGTGCGCATTGGGCAGGTACTTTGCATCATTGAGGCCATGAAGCTGATGAACGAGATTGAGTCCGAGATCGAGGGAGAAGTAGTGAAGTGCTACGTCGAGAATGGGCAGCCCGTTGAATTCGGACAGCCTCTCTTTGACATTCGGCCAAATGCCGCGGGTCGTAAACGCTAG